A genomic window from Glycine soja cultivar W05 chromosome 10, ASM419377v2, whole genome shotgun sequence includes:
- the LOC114372498 gene encoding protein NPGR2-like isoform X1 — MAVVGKYRVGCFSMRAKSLISKKQISTRLRKMIKCICSREQLRVEELSYSSESLATRDYSASGGLSSRPGEIDPKVDNTNIEEAESSLRESGYLNYEEARALLGRLEYQKGNIEAALHVFEGIDIAAVIPKLKVSISRRCEPNKRRSQSDAMPPMSMHAVSLLLEAVFLKAKSFQALGRFQDAAQSCKTILDTVESALPEGWPENFVSDCKLQETVGNAVELLPELWKLAGSPQDIMSSYRRALLYHWNLDIEATARIQKEFSFFLLYSGCEASPPALRSQLDGSFVPRNNIEEAVLLLLILLRKSILGYIAWDPSLLDHLSFALSVSGEFKTLAQQIEELLPESMERKERYYTLALCYCGEGEHITALDLLRNSLNHRENSNCIKELLLASKICADNKVCVEEGIKYSCKAISQFNGKCMQMVAIANCLLGVLLSSKSRSAASESEKVFMQSEALSALKAAEGMMRESDPYIVLHLCLEYADQRKLSIALDHAKKLIKLEDGSSVSGYILLARILSAQQKFVDAELVIDAALDQSGKWDQGELLRTKAKLRIAQGKLKNAVETYTFLLAVLQVQNKSLGTASKVVKNKGNRDRRLEMEIWLDLANVYTALSQWQDAEVCLAKSEAINPYSASRWHTKGLLSEARGFHQEALKSFRKALDIEPNHVPSLISTACVLRQLGGQSSSIVRSLLTDALRLDRTNPSAWYNLGLLYKADLGTSAMEAVECFEAAALLEESSPIEPFR; from the exons ATGGCCGTAGTAG GGAAGTATCGAGTGGGATGTTTCAGTATGAGAGCTAAGAGTTTGATAAGTAAGAAGCAGATTAGTAcaagattaagaaaaatgataaagtGTATATGTTCGAGGGAGCAGTTAAGAGTGGAGGAGTTGAGTTACTCATCAGAGTCACTGGCAACGAGGGACTATTCGGCAAGTGGTGGTTTATCATCTCGACCTGGTGAAATCGACCCAAAGGTTGATAATACCAACATTGAAGAAGCAGAGTCCTCTCTCCGTGAAAGTGGTTATTTGAACTATGAG GAAGCTAGAGCCTTGCTTGGAAGACTTGAGTATCAGAAAGGCAATATCGAAGCTGCACTTCATGTGTTTGAAGGAATAGATATTGCTGCTGTCATTCCCAAGTTGAAAGTTTCTATATCTAGAAGATGTGAACCCAATAAACGCCGTTCGCAAAGTGATGCAATGCCTCCTATGTCAATGCACGCTGTTAGTTTACTTCTTGAAGCTGTCTTTCTCAAGGCAAAATCGTTTCAGGCTCTTGGAAGGTTTCAAG atGCTGCTCAGTCATGCAAAACTATATTAGACACTGTTGAATCTGCTTTACCAGAAGGCTGGCCTGAAAACTTTGTTTCAGACTGTAAACTACAAGAGACAGTGGGAAATGCTGTTGAACTGCTTCCAGAGTTGTGGAAGCTTGCAGGCTCTCCTCAAGACATTATGTCATCCTATAGGAGGGCCTTGCTTTATCATTGGAATCTTGACATTGAAGCCACTGCAAGAATTCAAaaggaattttctttttttcttctgtatAGTGGTTGTGAGGCAAGCCCTCCTGCTCTCCGCTCTCAGTTGGATGGTTCCTTTGTGCCAAGAAACAACATAGAAGAGGCTGTTCTTCTGCTTCTGATTCTGCTGAGAAAATCTATTCTTGGATACATTGCATGGGACCCTTCATTGCTTGATCACCTTTCTTTTGCTCTAAGTGTTTCTGGGGAATTCAAGACTCTAGCTCAACAGATTGAGGAATTGCTTCCTGAAAGCatggagagaaaagaaagatactATACTCTAGCTCTTTGTTACTGTGGGGAAGGTGAACATATCACTGCTTTGGACCTTCTGAGGAACTCTTTGAATCATAGAGAGAACTCAAACTGCATAAAGGAATTGCTTCTAGCTTCAAAAATTTGTGCTGACAACAAGGTTTGCGTCGAAGAAGGAATCAAATATTCTTGCAAAGCCATTTCTCAGTTTAATGGAAAGTGCATGCAGATGGTAGCTATTGCAAATTGCTTACTAGGTGTTCTGCTGTCATCAAAATCCAGGTCAGCTGCTTCTGAATCAGAGAAGGTTTTTATGCAGTCAGAAGCACTCAGTGCTCTAAAAGCTGCTGAGGGAATGATGAGAGAAAGTGATCCTTACATCGTCCTTCATCTTTGTCTAGAATATGCTGACCAGAGGAAGTTAAGCATTGCTCTTGATCATGCAAAGAAACTGATTAAGCTTGAGGATGGATCTAGTGTTAGTGGATATATTCTATTAGCACGGATTTTATCAGCTCAACAAAAGTTTGTAGATGCAGAACTTGTTATAGATGCTGCTCTAGATCAAAGTGGCAAATGGGATCAAGGAGAATTGTTGAGAACTAAAGCTAAACTACGGATTGCACAAGGAAAATTAAAGAATGCAGTGGAGACATATACTTTTCTTCTTGCTGTTCTTCAGgttcaaaataaaagtttaggcaCAGCAAGTAAGGTTGTGAAG AATAAGGGAAACCGTGACAGAAGACTGGAAATGGAAATATGGCTTGATTTAGCCAATGTGTACACGGCCTTATCACAGTGGCAGGATGCTGAAGTTTGTCTCGCAAAATCTGAGGCTATTAATCCCTATTCTGCTTCTAGATGGCACACAAAAG GTTTGCTTTCTGAGGCCAGAGGTTTTCATCAAGAAGCTTTGAAATCATTTAGGAAAGCATTAGATATTGAGCCAAACCATGTACCAAGTTTGATATCCACAGCCTGTGTACTCAGACAACTTGGTGGTCAATCATCTTCAATTGTTAGAAGCCTTCTCACTGACGCACTACGCCTTGACAGAACAAACCCTTCTGCTTGGTACAATCTTGGACTGCTCTACAAAGCTGATTTGGGGACATCAGCAATGGAAGCTGTTGAATGCTTTGAAGCAGCAGCTCTTCTTGAAGAATCTTCTCCCATTGAACCCTTTAGATAA
- the LOC114372498 gene encoding protein NPGR2-like isoform X2 — protein MAVVGKYRVGCFSMRAKSLISKKQISTRLRKMIKCICSREQLRVEELSYSSESLATRDYSASGGLSSRPGEIDPKVDNTNIEEAESSLRESGYLNYEEARALLGRLEYQKGNIEAALHVFEGIDIAAVIPKLKVSISRRCEPNKRRSQSDAMPPMSMHAVSLLLEAVFLKAKSFQALGRFQDAAQSCKTILDTVESALPEGWPENFVSDCKLQETVGNAVELLPELWKLAGSPQDIMSSYRRALLYHWNLDIEATARIQKEFSFFLLYSGCEASPPALRSQLDGSFVPRNNIEEAVLLLLILLRKSILGYIAWDPSLLDHLSFALSVSGEFKTLAQQIEELLPESMERKERYYTLALCYCGEGEHITALDLLRNSLNHRENSNCIKELLLASKICADNKVCVEEGIKYSCKAISQFNGKCMQMVAIANCLLGVLLSSKSRSAASESEKVFMQSEALSALKAAEGMMRESDPYIVLHLCLEYADQRKLSIALDHAKKLIKLEDGSSVSGYILLARILSAQQKFVDAELVIDAALDQSGKWDQGELLRTKAKLRIAQGKLKNAVETYTFLLAVLQVQNKSLGTASKVVKNKGNRDRRLEMEIWLDLANVYTALSQWQDAEVCLAKSEAINPYSASRWHTKAKFLS, from the exons ATGGCCGTAGTAG GGAAGTATCGAGTGGGATGTTTCAGTATGAGAGCTAAGAGTTTGATAAGTAAGAAGCAGATTAGTAcaagattaagaaaaatgataaagtGTATATGTTCGAGGGAGCAGTTAAGAGTGGAGGAGTTGAGTTACTCATCAGAGTCACTGGCAACGAGGGACTATTCGGCAAGTGGTGGTTTATCATCTCGACCTGGTGAAATCGACCCAAAGGTTGATAATACCAACATTGAAGAAGCAGAGTCCTCTCTCCGTGAAAGTGGTTATTTGAACTATGAG GAAGCTAGAGCCTTGCTTGGAAGACTTGAGTATCAGAAAGGCAATATCGAAGCTGCACTTCATGTGTTTGAAGGAATAGATATTGCTGCTGTCATTCCCAAGTTGAAAGTTTCTATATCTAGAAGATGTGAACCCAATAAACGCCGTTCGCAAAGTGATGCAATGCCTCCTATGTCAATGCACGCTGTTAGTTTACTTCTTGAAGCTGTCTTTCTCAAGGCAAAATCGTTTCAGGCTCTTGGAAGGTTTCAAG atGCTGCTCAGTCATGCAAAACTATATTAGACACTGTTGAATCTGCTTTACCAGAAGGCTGGCCTGAAAACTTTGTTTCAGACTGTAAACTACAAGAGACAGTGGGAAATGCTGTTGAACTGCTTCCAGAGTTGTGGAAGCTTGCAGGCTCTCCTCAAGACATTATGTCATCCTATAGGAGGGCCTTGCTTTATCATTGGAATCTTGACATTGAAGCCACTGCAAGAATTCAAaaggaattttctttttttcttctgtatAGTGGTTGTGAGGCAAGCCCTCCTGCTCTCCGCTCTCAGTTGGATGGTTCCTTTGTGCCAAGAAACAACATAGAAGAGGCTGTTCTTCTGCTTCTGATTCTGCTGAGAAAATCTATTCTTGGATACATTGCATGGGACCCTTCATTGCTTGATCACCTTTCTTTTGCTCTAAGTGTTTCTGGGGAATTCAAGACTCTAGCTCAACAGATTGAGGAATTGCTTCCTGAAAGCatggagagaaaagaaagatactATACTCTAGCTCTTTGTTACTGTGGGGAAGGTGAACATATCACTGCTTTGGACCTTCTGAGGAACTCTTTGAATCATAGAGAGAACTCAAACTGCATAAAGGAATTGCTTCTAGCTTCAAAAATTTGTGCTGACAACAAGGTTTGCGTCGAAGAAGGAATCAAATATTCTTGCAAAGCCATTTCTCAGTTTAATGGAAAGTGCATGCAGATGGTAGCTATTGCAAATTGCTTACTAGGTGTTCTGCTGTCATCAAAATCCAGGTCAGCTGCTTCTGAATCAGAGAAGGTTTTTATGCAGTCAGAAGCACTCAGTGCTCTAAAAGCTGCTGAGGGAATGATGAGAGAAAGTGATCCTTACATCGTCCTTCATCTTTGTCTAGAATATGCTGACCAGAGGAAGTTAAGCATTGCTCTTGATCATGCAAAGAAACTGATTAAGCTTGAGGATGGATCTAGTGTTAGTGGATATATTCTATTAGCACGGATTTTATCAGCTCAACAAAAGTTTGTAGATGCAGAACTTGTTATAGATGCTGCTCTAGATCAAAGTGGCAAATGGGATCAAGGAGAATTGTTGAGAACTAAAGCTAAACTACGGATTGCACAAGGAAAATTAAAGAATGCAGTGGAGACATATACTTTTCTTCTTGCTGTTCTTCAGgttcaaaataaaagtttaggcaCAGCAAGTAAGGTTGTGAAG AATAAGGGAAACCGTGACAGAAGACTGGAAATGGAAATATGGCTTGATTTAGCCAATGTGTACACGGCCTTATCACAGTGGCAGGATGCTGAAGTTTGTCTCGCAAAATCTGAGGCTATTAATCCCTATTCTGCTTCTAGATGGCACACAAAAG CAAAATTCTTAAGCTAG
- the LOC114372213 gene encoding multiple organellar RNA editing factor 2, chloroplastic-like yields MARAVSSSCARLTMRLFSTTTTTTTTTAAFAVTLPKPSSLSVSTRRFLFPLSHAIVPPSTRVAGIRCRVNRAGDSAYSPLNSASSSSSSFSDRPPTEMAPLFPGCDYNHWLIVMDHPGGEGATKQQMIDCYIQTLAKVLGSEEEAKKKIYNVSCERYFGFGCEIDEETSNKLEGLPGVLFVLPDSYVDPENKDYGAELFVNGEIVQRSPERQRRVEPQPQRHQDRPRYNDRTRYVRRRENTQ; encoded by the exons ATGGCAAGAGCCGTTTCCTCTTCCTGCGCGCGCCTCACAATGCGCCTcttctccaccaccaccaccaccaccaccaccaccgctgCGTTCGCCGTTACATTACCCAAACCCTCGTCACTCTCAGTCTCAACGCGTCGATTCCTCTTCCCTCTCTCCCATGCCATCGTCCCTCCCTCCACCCGCGTCGCCGGAATCCGGTGCCGTGTCAACCGCGCCGGCGACTCAGCGTACTCGCCGCTGAACTCAGCTTCGTCATCGTCGTCGTCGTTCAGCGACCGGCCTCCCACGGAGATGGCGCCGCTCTTTCCCGGCTGCGACTACAACCACTGGCTCATCGTCATGGACCATCCCGGCGGCGAGGGAGCCaccaagcaacagatgatcgaTTGCTACATCCAAACCCTCGCCAAGGTTCTCGGAAGCGAGGAGGAAGCTAAGAAGAAGATTTACAATGTTTCATGTGAGAGGTACTTTGGTTTCGGGTGCGAAATTGATGAAGAGACTTCTAATAAGCTCGAAG GGTTGCCTGGAGTTCTGTTTGTGCTACCGGATTCGTATGTTGATCCAGAGAACAAGGACTATGGCG CTGAATTATTTGTGAATGGAGAGATCGTTCAGAGATCACCTGAAAGACAGAGAAGGGTGGAACCACAGCCACAAAGGCATCAAGACAGACCAAGATACAATGATAGAACAAGGTATGTCCGGCGTCGAGAAAACACGCAGTGA